In Sphaerospermopsis torques-reginae ITEP-024, the genomic window AAGCCAGTCTGAAAATGTATTTTAAAACCCGCCTGGGAATGAATTTGAAATCATCAACAACCGGGAAATGAATTGTCGAAACGCAATAACCCGCCTGGGAATTAATTCCCAGTCTAATAGCAAAAGTCGGCTGAAGCCGACTATAAGATTTTCATTTTTATGACAGGTTTGTGATTAATTCTTTAGATTTTACCATATTTGTTAATTCAACTTACCATTGCTGTTAAAGTCTTGTATTACCGGATTTTCTGATGGTGAAGGAGCTACTATTCGGAGGTTAAAGTCAATTATTAATTGATTTTTTTCAAGAGTTATATTTGCTTTTTGTACCGATAATTTGATAGATACACCATCACCACTTTCTGATTCAATATAAAGCTGACTTTTATATCCTGCTTCCTCAAGCCATTCACTAATATTTCTCCAATTTTCTATTTTTTCATCACATTTATCTACTAGATTTTTCACATATTTATACAAAGTGTTACATAGATCAACTTCAACACCTTTAACATTTTTATTCAGTCTCTCAGCTATTTCCGAAGGACTGTAACCACAAAGTAACCCCCGCAAATGCAGTTTCTCAATAGGTGTAAGACGTTTTCCCTTAGCAGATGCAAGATCAGTATACAGCGTTTCCAAATCCCAGTATTTAGCAGCCTGAGCAAAGCTTTCTTCAACAGATGCCATTATCAACATTGTGTATATAAAATTCCTAACCTTATACTAGCCTAACTTCTAATCTTAGCTAGTACATACCTAAAATCAGCAGTGTTAGTCTAATTTTATAGAATTTAAGGATTTCTTTATGGTTTCATTTTATCCAGGGCAGAAAGCCAATGAACTGGCTAAAGGCGCTCAAGAAAGATATGAACGTGCATTAGCGTCATTAAAAACCGAGGAAGCAGCAACAAATAAACTAGCTGAGGAGTATGGTGAACTCCAATTAAAGGTTATAAAAGAAACTATTAAAAGATTTGTTGATTTCGTTGAGCGTACTGGGAGAAAGGCTTCTGAAAGTGAGAAGCGGCTTTTAGAAGGTATAGACTTTACAGTCAAGCAAATACAAGAGTATAAAGCTGCGGCTATAGCAGCAGAACAATATTTCATGGCTGGAGCTAAAGCGGCTGGAGCAGCAGCAGCAGGTTACGGTGGTGCTATAACTGTTGCTACATCCATAGGAGTAGCAAGCACTGGAACAGCTATCTCAAGCCTCAGTGGAGCAGCAGCTACAAATGCAATGTTGGCATGGTTTGGCGGTGGAGCGATCGCAGCTGGTGGGGGTGGTATGGCTTTGGGTACTGTTGTGTTGGGCGGTATCACCATTTTGCCAGCTTTGGCTATTGGCGGCTTTTTTGCGGCTCGTGAAGGTGAAAAAGCAATGACAAAAGCCATAGAGTATGAAGCAAAAGTAAATAAGGCTATTACAGAAATTAACACAGCTAAAAAATATTCCCAAAAGGTAAAACAGCGCATTACTGAATTAAGAGATGTCTTTGAATCTATTAATAATTATGCTGTTAAAAGTCTCAATGAACTTGAATCTAAACCTTTTAATGCAAAGAGAGATGCGGAGAAATTTAGACAAACAGGAACTCTCATCAAAGGACTTGTAGAAATTTTGAAAACTCCAGTATTAAACAGTGATGGACAGCTTAATATTGGAACTGTAAACGTCATAGAAAAATATCGCATTCTGCCAGGTAAATAAAAATGACTGCCAAAAAAGTTCATGTAGAAGTATTAGGTACAGGTGCAGATGCGGCTCAAACCTTACGGGCTATTGTTGAAGCCTACACTGAATACAAAATCGTTGCAGAAGAAGAAAAAACTAAACGACGTGGTATAGCAGCCTGGGAAAAAGCAACCATCACCAAAATTAAAGCTGATCGTGATATTCTCCTCAAATATCTTGAAAGCTCATTTGATGAAAGAGCTAAAAATTTTAGCTTTCTGTTTGAAAAAGTAGATCAGGCAATAGCAGCAGGTGATAATAACCAATTAACTTTAGCTTTGCATTCTATTACAGAAATAGCAAAGTCTAGTCCATTTAAAGATTTTGCTAACTTGCAATCCGTAACAGCAGCCCTTGATGATCCCGATCATGAATGGGTTATTTAAGAGGATGTTTTCAAAGTCCCTAATGATATATTAAAAACTTTTGAAACAACCTCTAATTGGTGGGTTAAACTTTCGCCAACCCACCTCAAAAAACTCTCCGCGCCTCTGCGCCTCTGCGTGAGAAAACCTAACCCAAAACGAAATTCACCAACTTACCAGGAACAACAATCACCTTCTTAACTTCCTTCCCTTCAATATAACGCTTCGCCACCTCAGACTCCCGCGCATACTTCTCCAACTCAGCTTTATCTAACTGCGAAGGAACTTGAATAGAACCGCGAGTTTTACCCATAATTTGAATTACCAAAGTAATCTCATCAGCTATCAACGCCGCAGGATCAAAACTCGGCCAAACTTGAGTATGTACCGTCCCCTTATTACCCAACAAATGCCATAATTCATCAGCAATATGGGGCGCGAAAGGCGCTAACATAATCACCAAAGTTTGAATCCCTTCTGCATAAATTGGTGAATTATTACACTTAGCATCAGTCAACGCATTACTTAACTTCATCAACTCCGAAATAGCAGTATTAAATTGATATTCTTCCTGCACATCTTCCGTAATTGCTTGAATTGCTAAATGAATCGCTCTCCTAACATCTTTTTCCTCTTTACTTAACTTCTCCAAATCAGCTTTCTGTTTACAAACTCCCGCCGCAGCGTAATCAGTAACTAACCGCCAAACACGGTTTAAAAATCTAAATTGCCCCTCAACATCAGCTTCATCCCATTCTAAATCTTTCTCTGGAGGTGCTTTAAACAAAATGAACATCCGCGCCGTATCAATGCCATATTTATTAATCACATCTTCCGGTGCTACACCATTTCCTTTAGATTTAGACATGGTAGCATAAACCTTTTCTAAAGGTTCTCCGGTTTGTGGATCAACAGGATTATTAACATCAACTAAATGAGAAGGAATCCATTTATCCTTACCGCTTTTTTTCGGGTTCATGTATGTTAAACCCTGTACCATTCCCTGAGTTAATAACTTTTGAAATGGTTCATCAAAATTCAACAAACCTCTATCTCTTAACACTTTAGTAAAGAAACGAGAATACAATAAATGTAAAATTGCGTGTTCAATACCGCCCACATATTGATCAACCGGCATCCAATCATTTACTCTACCACCATCAAAAATTTTCTCTGCATTTGTGGCATCAGTAAACCGCAAGAAATACCAAGAAGAATCAATAAAAGTATCCATCGTGTCGGTTTCTCTTTTTGCTGGAGTACCGCAACTAGGACAAGGAACATTTACCCAACTTTCTAACTGTCCTAAAGGTGAACCACCACGGCCACTTAATTCAATTTCTTCTGGCAATTGTACAGGTAAATCTTTTTCTGGTACTGGTACAATTCCACATTCAGGACAATGAATAACAGGAATAGGTGCGCCCCAATAACGTTGACGAGAAATTAACCAATCTCGCAAGCGATATTGTACCCTTTCTTTACCAAAACCATGCTTTTCTGCATAGTCAGTAATTGCCTTTTTCCCATCTACTGAATTTATGCCATTAAAGTCACCTGAATTAACTAAAATTCCCGGTTCTGTATAGGCAGATTTTAAATTTTCATCTGCGCCAATTTCGGGAACAATGACAACTTTAACCGCTAAATTCTGTTCCTTTGCAAATTTGAAATCTCGCACATCATGGGCGGGTACACCCATCACCGCACCAGTACCATATTCATACAGTACATAATCTGCAATCCAAATCGGTACTTCTTCCCCGGTGAAGGGGTTGATAGCTTTCCCCCCGGTGGGAATACCCCGTTTTGGTTTGTCTTCTGCGGTTCTTTCTAACTCGGTTTGGTTGGTAACTTCCTTGATAAAAGCCTCTACAGCCGCTTTTTGGTCTGAAGTGGTGACAAATTGAGTTAAAGGGTGTTCTGGGGCTAATACGACGTAGCTCACGCCATAAACGGTGTCAGGACGGGTGGTATAAACGGCGATTTTTTCATCTAAGCCGACTATGGGAAATTCTAAATATGCACCAGTGGATTTACCTATCCAGTTAGCTTGCATTACTTTAACTCGTTCTGGCCAACCTGGTAATTTACCCAAATCATTTAATAATTCTTCGGCATAATCGGTAATCTTTAAAAACCACTGACGTAATAATTTACGTTCTACTATTGCACCGCTACGCCAAGAACGTCCTTCACTGTCTACCTGTTCGTTAGCTAGTACGGTTTGATCAATGGGATCCCAATTTACAGCCGCTTCTTTTTGATAAGCTAAACCCGCTTCTAAAAATTGTAGAAAAATCCACTGTGTCCACTTATAATAATCGGGGGAACAGGTAGCCAATTCTGCATCCCAATCTAAGGATAATCCCAGACGTTTTAATTGCTGTTTCATCTGGTCTATATTTTTATATGTCCATTGGGCAGGAGGTACACCCCGATCAATGGCGGCGTTTTCTGCGGGTAAGCCAAAGGCATCCCAGCCCATTGGATGTAATACTCTATACCCTTGCATTTTTTTAAAGCGGGCGATTACATCTGTAATGGTGTAGTTGCGGACGTGACCCATGTGCAAGCTACCGGATGGGTAGGGAAACATAGAAAGCGCGTAGAATTTTGGCTTGCTTATATCTTGAGGTGTTTTATCTAAGCTTAGCTCTAACCATGTTTGTTGCCATTTTTCTTCGATCGCGGCCGGGTTGTATGATGTTTTTTGGGTGGACTCCACAACTAAAAACTCCTAATGTTTTTTCCTAGTTTCGCTATTGTGGCATAATATAGAGTTGTCCTGAAGTCATTCAGCCAATCGCTTTCCATCCTACAAAAACTCATCAGCAGTACAAGTTCAAAAATTCCCACTTAAAACTTTTTACGCAACACTCAGTGAGTAGTTAGCAAAATTAATATCTTTATAACCCGGATAGTCTAGAAAAGGCTGTATTACTCGAAGATTCATCATTTGACGATCGCGTTGAGATACTGGACGTGCATATAATTTCAGTGCGTCAACGGGAATCATTCGTGCTGTTTCAATATTAAAATCTGGATCAAAGATTACTATTGCTAGAAAATCAAAATTTGCTTCTGCTGGAAACTGAAGATGAGGAGATTTTCTCCGTTCAGGATCAAGGAGTATGGTTTTTACTTCCACTATTTCACCATTTGGTAATTTCAAATCTCCCCATAAACTGCGATCTTCAATTATTGCAGCATTCATAACTTGAGCGATCGCTAATTCTGTAAATTGTGATAGAAGTGGAATAATAATTTCTCGACGATTTGATGTTGGAAGCTGATTCCAAAAATCTCGAATTACATTAAGTTTCTCATATAAACCATGATTGCTTGTTTGTCCTCCATTTGCAGAATGAATTTTCAATCCTTGAACTTTATCTGCATGATTATTTGTAATAATTTCTGATTTGTTATCTTCCGAATAATGCCGAGACCTAATAACTATATAATTGGATTCTGGAGATAAACTGGGAATTGCTGATTGTGCGGCACTCTCACTATCATAAACTCCCTTCACTGCTATATAATCTTTAAATCCTACAGCGTCTCCATCTAATCTAAGGACAACCCAAGCATCTGATTTTTTCATTAGGCTTTCTCCTTTGCGCCTCCAGCAGTAAGACTTCCTAGTAACTCCCCTGTGATAGTATTGTACACTCCCCCAGAAAAGTCGAAAGTTACATTGTCTGCACCTCCTAAACCATGAATCGTTTTGAGGTTGTGA contains:
- a CDS encoding helix-turn-helix transcriptional regulator → MASVEESFAQAAKYWDLETLYTDLASAKGKRLTPIEKLHLRGLLCGYSPSEIAERLNKNVKGVEVDLCNTLYKYVKNLVDKCDEKIENWRNISEWLEEAGYKSQLYIESESGDGVSIKLSVQKANITLEKNQLIIDFNLRIVAPSPSENPVIQDFNSNGKLN
- the leuS gene encoding leucine--tRNA ligase: MESTQKTSYNPAAIEEKWQQTWLELSLDKTPQDISKPKFYALSMFPYPSGSLHMGHVRNYTITDVIARFKKMQGYRVLHPMGWDAFGLPAENAAIDRGVPPAQWTYKNIDQMKQQLKRLGLSLDWDAELATCSPDYYKWTQWIFLQFLEAGLAYQKEAAVNWDPIDQTVLANEQVDSEGRSWRSGAIVERKLLRQWFLKITDYAEELLNDLGKLPGWPERVKVMQANWIGKSTGAYLEFPIVGLDEKIAVYTTRPDTVYGVSYVVLAPEHPLTQFVTTSDQKAAVEAFIKEVTNQTELERTAEDKPKRGIPTGGKAINPFTGEEVPIWIADYVLYEYGTGAVMGVPAHDVRDFKFAKEQNLAVKVVIVPEIGADENLKSAYTEPGILVNSGDFNGINSVDGKKAITDYAEKHGFGKERVQYRLRDWLISRQRYWGAPIPVIHCPECGIVPVPEKDLPVQLPEEIELSGRGGSPLGQLESWVNVPCPSCGTPAKRETDTMDTFIDSSWYFLRFTDATNAEKIFDGGRVNDWMPVDQYVGGIEHAILHLLYSRFFTKVLRDRGLLNFDEPFQKLLTQGMVQGLTYMNPKKSGKDKWIPSHLVDVNNPVDPQTGEPLEKVYATMSKSKGNGVAPEDVINKYGIDTARMFILFKAPPEKDLEWDEADVEGQFRFLNRVWRLVTDYAAAGVCKQKADLEKLSKEEKDVRRAIHLAIQAITEDVQEEYQFNTAISELMKLSNALTDAKCNNSPIYAEGIQTLVIMLAPFAPHIADELWHLLGNKGTVHTQVWPSFDPAALIADEITLVIQIMGKTRGSIQVPSQLDKAELEKYARESEVAKRYIEGKEVKKVIVVPGKLVNFVLG